The following nucleotide sequence is from Limisphaerales bacterium.
ACAAAGCCGAGTTCCTCGAATTCAAAATCGCCGGCAACCTCGTCACGCCCCCCGCGCCTGCGCCCGGGACAACGACGACGCCCCCCGCTCCTGGTGGTACGCCTTAATTCCATTGCGCGGTAGGCTTGCGCGCGGCATTCTGCAGCCATGCAAATTCGTGGATGTTTTCTTTCTCTCCTTTCCATAACTGTATTCAGCGTAATTGCCGACGACTGGCCGCAATGGCTTGGCCCGCAGCGCGATGGAGTTTGGCGCGAGGAGCGGATTATTCAAAAATTCGATGGCGTGCCCAAGCTACGTTGGAAGGCGGACATCGGGGGCGGCTACGCCGGGCCGGCAGTGGCCAAGGGGCGCGTGTATGTGCTGGATCGGCAGTTATCAAAAGGGACGAAGAATCCGGCTAATCCTTTTGCCCGCGGCCAATTAGCGGGCACTGAACGCGTGCTGTGCTTGAACGAAGCCGACGGCAAGCTCTTGTGGAAACACGAGTACGATTGTCCCTACGCGATTAGCTATCCGGCCGGGCCGCGCTGTACGCCCACCGTTGATGGCAACCGCGTTTACACGCTGGGCGCGATGGGAAATCTTTTTTGCCTCAGCACGGAGAACGGCAAGGTGCTCTGGCAGGTCGATTTCAAAAAAGACTTTGGCACAAAGACGCCCGTGTGGGGGTTCGCCGCGCATCCATTGGTGGATGGCGATAAACTCATTTGCCTTGGCGGCGGCGAAGAAGGCACCACCATTGCGTTTAACAAAATGACCGGCAAAGTATTGTGGCGCGTGCTGCCCGGACCGGATCTGGGCTATTGCCCGCCGATGATTTTCAAAGCCGGCGGCCAGCGGCAGCTCATCATCTGGCATCCGCGCGCGCTTAATTCCATTGATCCCGAGACCGGCAAGCTCCACTGGACCGAACCTTTCAGTGTGCGTTCCGGCCTTTCCATCCCCACCCCGCGCCTGCACGGCGATCTACTGTTCATCACTTCATTTTACAACGGCCCGCTGATGATGCGCCTTGCCAAGGACGCCCCACGCGCGAAAGTGGAATGGCGGGCTACTGGCCGCAGCGAGCGCGTTACCCAGCAGCTCCACGCCATCATGTGCACGCCCTTCATCGAGGACGGCCATATCTACGGCGTGTGCAGCTACGGCCAATTCCGCTGCATTAAGGTCGCCACCGGCGTGCGCGTTTGGGAAACCTTTGCCCCTGTCACCAAGGGCGAGGGCCGCTGGGCCAATGCCTTTATCGTCAAGCATCAGGATCGGTTTTTCATTCACAACGAAAAGGGTGACCTCATTATCGCCAAGCTCAGCCCGAAGGGCTACGAGGAGATCAGCCGTGCCAACCTCATCGCCCCCACCAACACCGCACGTGGCCGTCAGCTGGTCTGGAGTCACCCCGCCTTCGCAAACAAGAGCATCTACCTGCGTAATGACCGCGTGATCCGATGCTATTCACTGGCCGAATAAATCGGGTTTCTGGGCGGGTCCATTATAAACTCCCGCTGGCTTTAAAATAGACAGCCAACTCACCGGCTTGTTAAGATTTGGGTGTGATGTTCAACCCGACCAAACTCATCTGCTTCCTTGCCCCGTTGTCCATTGCCTTGCTGATGGGCTGCGGGAAGACAGCACCGGAGCAGCCAGCCAAACCGAAAGTGGCACCGACTAAGGCCACGTTGACGCCCGGGATGGAGACGGCCAAAAAGGCCCGTGAGGCAGGCGATTATCGAGGGGCGGTGCGGTTGTACACCTATGAACTCGCCGCTGAAGAAGCCAAGCCCGCGCCTAACTGGGTGCAATTAACCTACCTGCACAATGAGCTAGGATTCGCCCTGAATAATGCCGGCCAATCCGACAAGGCGCTGGAGCATTACCAGAAAGCACTGGCGATTGATCTCAAACAACTGGGGTCGGAGCATCCTGATGTGGCCACCAGCTACAACAACATCGGGATGGTGCACCGCAAGAAAGGCGAGGACGACAAGGCGCTGGCGCATTACCAGAAAGCACTGGCGATTTTTCTCAAACAAATGGGGCCGGAGCATCCTCTTGTGGCCGGCAGCTACAACAACATCGGGGAGGTGCACCGCGAGATGGGCGAGGACAACAAGGCACTGGCGCATTACCAGAAAGCCCTGGCGATTTATCTCGATCAACTGGGGCCGGAGCATCCTGATGTGGCCACCAGCTACAACAACATCGGGGTGGTGCACGATATCAAGGGCGAGGACGACAAGGCACTGGCGCATTACCAGAAAGCTCTGGCGATTAATCTCAAACAACTGGGTCCGGAGCATCCTCGGGTGGCCTCCAGCTACAACAACATCGGATTTGTGCACCATAAGAAAGGGGAGGACGACAAGGCAATGGAGCATCACCAGAAAGCCCTGGCGATCCGGCTCAAACAACTGGGTCCGGAGCATCCCTCTGTGGCCATCAGCTACCACAACATGGCTTCGGTCTACAGAACCGAGAAGGATTTGGCCAAGGCCAAGGAGTATTGGGAGAAAGCCTATGCAATTTTCTTCAAGAAACTGGGTCCAAACCATCCAAAAACGAAGCTCGTGAATGGTAAACTGGACGCGCTTAAGGAGTGACGGAATAACCAACGAGTGATTTGGCGGTTCGCAGCGAGGTGAGACCTCGTGTCGCAATTGAGGGGGCAATCATTTTACACTTGGCCAGTGGCTGTGCTGGCTCTAAAACCATCGCCTTCCACCATGGTGATGACCGCACAACCCAACTGGCGCAGCCTTGATGATGAGGCATTGTTGGAGCGTCGCATCAGCGGTCTCGGGCTGCACATAGACGGAGTGGTGGCCGATTGCATCGAGCAACTGTACCGCGAGCTGGAGGCGAAGGGATTGGCGCTGATGCCGCCGTGTCATATCGGTGATGAATGGTTTTGTCCTGAGGGCTGCGCGGCGATTTTTATTCCGTTTTATTTATTTGATGACCGGCTGCGAAAGCTGGAGCGTAAGATGGTGCTGGAGGTGGAAGGTGGCACGCGCAATGAATGCATGAAGTTGCTCCGGCACGAGGCGGGTCACGCGTATTCGTACGCGTACAAGTTGCAACGTAAGAAGAAATGGCAGCAGCATTTCGGGTTGGCTTCGCAGGAGTATCCGGAGACATATCGGCCACGGGGGTATAGCCGGTCGTACGTGGTGCACTTGGATGGCGGCTACGCGCAGATGCATCCGGACGAGGATTGGGCGGAGACGTTCGCAGTGTGGCTCGCGCCGGGGAATCGTTGGCGGCGAAAGTACGCGGACTGGCCGGCGTTGCGCAAGCTGGAGTATGTGGAAGAACTGATGGAGTCGTTGGCCGGGAAGGATCCGGTGCATTTGGAGGCGTACCGCGCGGCGACGGAAAGTAGTTTGCGGCTGAAGTTGCGGACCTATTATCGACGCAAACAAAAGGCGTATGCGGAGACGTTTCCGGATTTTTATGATGCGGATTTGCGGCAGTTGTTTGTGGCGATGCCGGTGGAAAGAAACGGGCACATCACCGCGGCGCGGTTGATGCGGCAGGGGCGGCGGAACATCGTGGGGGCGGTAAGTCAATGGACGCGTGAACCGAAATATCGCGTGAACGAACTGCTCAGTGACCTTGCCGATCGCGCGGAGGAGCTGGAGTTAGCAGCTAATCCGCATGATTCAGAATTGCCTTCGCAGTTGGTTTCGTATATAACATCGCTCGTAATGAACCACCGGTTTACCGGACGGTTCAAACAGACGCGCTGATTTTCAACGGCGCTATTTCACAAACGGGGAGGAGGGGATCAATGGGCAAGGTAATGGCCAAAAAGCCGAAGGTGCTGGTGCTGTTCGACGTGGGCGAACCGACGGGCATTGATGACGATTACACCGAAGATCTGAAATCGGAAGACTGGAAAACCGAGCGGCACGTGCTCAGTGCATTGCGGGCGCTGGGGTATCCCTTCGCGATGCTCGGCGTGCATGACGACACCGGGCTGGTGCGCGATATGATCGAGCGTTACCAGCCGGATGTGATTTTTAATATGGTGGAGCAATTCGCCAATTCATTGGGGAACGAAAACCGAATCACTTCGTTTTTGGAATTGCAAGGACTACCCGTCACCGGTTGCGGCTCCACCGGCATC
It contains:
- a CDS encoding PQQ-like beta-propeller repeat protein encodes the protein MQIRGCFLSLLSITVFSVIADDWPQWLGPQRDGVWREERIIQKFDGVPKLRWKADIGGGYAGPAVAKGRVYVLDRQLSKGTKNPANPFARGQLAGTERVLCLNEADGKLLWKHEYDCPYAISYPAGPRCTPTVDGNRVYTLGAMGNLFCLSTENGKVLWQVDFKKDFGTKTPVWGFAAHPLVDGDKLICLGGGEEGTTIAFNKMTGKVLWRVLPGPDLGYCPPMIFKAGGQRQLIIWHPRALNSIDPETGKLHWTEPFSVRSGLSIPTPRLHGDLLFITSFYNGPLMMRLAKDAPRAKVEWRATGRSERVTQQLHAIMCTPFIEDGHIYGVCSYGQFRCIKVATGVRVWETFAPVTKGEGRWANAFIVKHQDRFFIHNEKGDLIIAKLSPKGYEEISRANLIAPTNTARGRQLVWSHPAFANKSIYLRNDRVIRCYSLAE
- a CDS encoding tetratricopeptide repeat protein, which translates into the protein MFNPTKLICFLAPLSIALLMGCGKTAPEQPAKPKVAPTKATLTPGMETAKKAREAGDYRGAVRLYTYELAAEEAKPAPNWVQLTYLHNELGFALNNAGQSDKALEHYQKALAIDLKQLGSEHPDVATSYNNIGMVHRKKGEDDKALAHYQKALAIFLKQMGPEHPLVAGSYNNIGEVHREMGEDNKALAHYQKALAIYLDQLGPEHPDVATSYNNIGVVHDIKGEDDKALAHYQKALAINLKQLGPEHPRVASSYNNIGFVHHKKGEDDKAMEHHQKALAIRLKQLGPEHPSVAISYHNMASVYRTEKDLAKAKEYWEKAYAIFFKKLGPNHPKTKLVNGKLDALKE
- a CDS encoding putative zinc-binding metallopeptidase encodes the protein MAVLALKPSPSTMVMTAQPNWRSLDDEALLERRISGLGLHIDGVVADCIEQLYRELEAKGLALMPPCHIGDEWFCPEGCAAIFIPFYLFDDRLRKLERKMVLEVEGGTRNECMKLLRHEAGHAYSYAYKLQRKKKWQQHFGLASQEYPETYRPRGYSRSYVVHLDGGYAQMHPDEDWAETFAVWLAPGNRWRRKYADWPALRKLEYVEELMESLAGKDPVHLEAYRAATESSLRLKLRTYYRRKQKAYAETFPDFYDADLRQLFVAMPVERNGHITAARLMRQGRRNIVGAVSQWTREPKYRVNELLSDLADRAEELELAANPHDSELPSQLVSYITSLVMNHRFTGRFKQTR